The segment TTTCTTGTGTtggtagtagtagtagtagttgCATGTGATTCAAGCTTCCAACTAACACGAACTCATGAAAGATATTTGACCAAACTGCACTAgtataagaatgagaatttatATCTATCTACCATTCAATATGAATGACTAGAGCTTATCAGAATATAGTTGAATTAAGTTTCTTTCTGATCACGTTGGTCTGACGAGTTCTTAAATTCCTCTCTTGTGATCTACTATGCCAATCTTCTCAGAAAATATCACCTGAAGTTGCATCCAGGCAGCTTCTGTTCAACGATCGATGATTAATAAATACAATAGTTGGGGGTGATTCCCACATCTCAAGAAGGGTAGAAGTTGATTCCTCACAAGAGTAACCTAAGTAATTCAATGTGTGGATCCTCAGGATAAGCACCTCTTGGCTTCATCTGAAATTGGAACTCAAAAAAATCTTTAAGAATGGTTAGATAAATTGTTTCATTTGAGATATTTCTCAGTGGAATGCAAAGTCCAAGAAGGCTCCTTCACTTCAACGTAATCATGTGGAGATGGAAAGAAACAACTATAATAATATGGAAATTTGAGATACATTCTATGTGGAGTTGTGTGTTCAAAGATCTATGATTCACTAAACTTTCCACTAACAGGGATGACCTAGTTTTTATGGTAACTGTAGCTGAAAAGTTGAAAAGGTTCTCCTGCAATGTCTCTGCATTATTTTGCTTGATGAAAGCAACTACACAAGGACACCTACTGTAGGTCCCATCTTTTCAAAAAGTGTTCAACTGAGGGAGGTTGCTTCAAACTTAATTCAATGGATCAATGTCCCTTGCATATTCTTCACAGTACTCGTTTAAATTTCACCATGCTTCTAATTGAAGAAAGCAAGTCTTGCTTTGCAATCTCTCTTTGGTTTCACAAGTATTAAAAACCAGCAGTATGGACTGTTTGTTTGGAAGAGTGGAAAATATTCAGTGTCAACATATTTTAATCCTTCATGCtttatttcattctttgttTCCTTAATGCATCTTTGGGTGTATATCTGCCAGAAAAGTGTATAACAAGACATGAATAAGGTAATTGATATTGCTAGTCCACACGGGGAGATAAATGGAAACCAGCTTAATTTCCATCTGTACTTGGCATAATCTTTCTGGGAGaaatatatgatatgatttagAAGTGGTTTCACGTAGTAAGAGAAAAGGTGTGTGGAAGGTGTGGTAGGTGTATCTAGCTTGACATAGAAACGTGATGTTAACAACTTACCACATTctctaagaaaattttctttaagattGATTAATGAAGTTAAAACTATGAAAGTGCATGACATGAGTCAGTCAGGAAATGAAGCCAGTTTAGCAAGACTTCACATTTCATGttgaactaattttaatttgattcccATTGGAGGAGTGCAGATGTTTTGCTTCCATAAGAAGACCTTTTAGGAGCTATGAACTTGGGGGAGTGACCTATAAATAGTTCAGTCACAGTTATATTTCATGTTGAACTAATTTTGCTTTCTTGGAGCTAGATAGAACTGTAAACCAATTGGGTAAATACCCCCTGGAAGAGAGCATCATATTTGAATAGATCAATATAGTCTGAAACAAAATCCGGACTAAATTTTGAAAGATGATCATCTTCTCAATAATAGTAAATCAAAGGAATCTGATAAACATTAATCCATACATTCATGCATGCATGTTGATTGATGACACCATAGACTTGATGCTGCTTGTGTTTCTGGTTGCAGTATGGCTAACTATGCAAATTAAGAACCAACACACCTTGTTCTTTCATATCTATTATTGGGGGTTCATCATGTAGCACTGCCAAGccaaatataaatgaataattcTTCCCATCatatataatacttaattaCTGAATCCAAATGCTAAGAAAACACCCGATGAATGATCAGTAGTAAATAAGTCTTCCCATATTAATATAAAGCCCTCTCCAGATCATCATAAATTCAGTAGGttatttttgtaacatttctctctctcatttttctctcaatttttttttctaatttcttgtATTTGTCCAAAATTTGTAATCActggaaaggaaaagagaacATATAAATTTATAGAGCACTATATATACTACTGTTCTCTTGTGGGCTGCGGAAGATTCTTCATGGGCAGTACCACACTTGTGTAGCTGCATAGGTCTGTGATTAATTCCAATGGAGGTTGTTTTATATCGAGAAGTCTGAAAATCCAAAGGTCTTCTAACTAAACCTATATAACTGAGGTTAACAAAGGTGCAGAATGTGGTTCTTTAATTAATTACAGCCTCATTTGTAAGTCAAAGATGACATTTCCCTTTGCTTAATCATTTCTGCTTTAAGCTAGTAGTCAGTGTTAGGATATTAAAGCTGAAAAGTTTTAGGCCAAAGATGTTGATCCCgtcttaattttcaattaatccCAACATCACGCGATGAAGCTAGCGAGCAAGTGTGAAGAAGgagaaaatttgcaaaaaaaagaTGAAGTAGAACTCACTGTACGTCCCAGGgaattttttcttgaatttgttTTGGTAAGCAGTTTGTTAAGTAGGCTAGTTGTTGGATTAATCAGTGGCAGCAATAAAGCCCTATTTTCATATGGTACGAACATCAGAAAACTCATACATTATTATTATGGTGCACCACATATTCACATGCATACGTGCTATTTTACAATATTGCATGtggtttataaatttaattattatctaaatataatttaatttccttaAATTGCAGATTGCATGTAAGCTAACTAGGAGGCAAATGAAGTGAAGATTTGATGCCCGATACCATGGAGGGTCGATCTGTACTATATGCtatgatattttaattacaTATGTCCTGGTGCTTTGACTTTTCCAACGACTACTTCCAATTGATTTTGAAGACGTTGCTCCAGAGCtgttaaaataagaattagGTCAAGTAGAAGCTGATGGGAGTTAACCTATGTTCTGGGAAGGCCCTATCACGTTACCTCCCTTTCCACTGTGGAAGAGGATTGTTCTCACTTCTCAGGCAAAAGACAAATGTAGGGATTGAAGAATTACTGCCTTTGTTACTTTCCCAATCCAATAAATAGTGGTGCCCCTAATGGTGATTTGGCGGGTTGAAAAGTAGGTGAGTCTAATAAGCTCCTGGCTTACTTTGAACTTTCAAAGTACTCTGATCACTCTTTCACCCTTTCCTCTACTTTGGAATTTCAGACACTTGTGCCGTTTTGGGCATATTCACATATTTAGGTTAGTAAAAGCAAGCACATGATAGACATTCAAAATCACTATCTTCAAAGATCTGAATCGTTGAATATATATGATGAGATTTAAACCGTTGAATAATgatacaaacaaataatacaaataatgaatatatattatattacttGATCACTAGTGCTTTTTTaagagttataaaaaaaatatcatttgttATTATAATCATACGTTTTTTGATAAcgtatgtaaaagaaaaaagggtttgtgtattttttctattttagacACGCAAGTAGGACAAGTATAAGTAGTGATAAACAACATCCTGAGTTTTATCCTCGAGTTCACATGTTGAAAGTGAGTTTGAGTAAGGTATCATTCCACTCAAGCAAAATTGTCTTGCCTAATCATATCTCCTTTGCATTCAGTTAaatattagtaaataaaatattttagtgtATATGTTGATAGGGCATGTTTCATAAAATGTTACATGGTAAAAAAGTAATTTACAGAACAAACATCCATTAATCTTTGATGatcatttcaaataatttttaaaactgttagaagtaatttttaaaaacctactaaatacctaatttttataagaaaaatattttcaatttttaacttTGGATCCTAGCTCGGGTCATACGTATTATGACAAAAGATGTTTGGCCTTGTCTACTTTAATTTGGAAACTGTACATTTTTTCCATCCATCTTTTGGTCCAAGTGGAATTCatgattgaagaaaagaaagaaaaaagaatcccCACTTACAAAAAATGCTCTTACGTACacaaaattattatgaaagaGGAGAATAAAGTGGAGACCACCAACATGTCATGGGCAAAACCTGACCAAATCTCCTGGAAAGAAAATCTCAGCGACAATATTCCAAAATAGCGAGCAGTCTTCTCTGCGATAGCTAGGAAGAGAGAAGTAAGATCACAGAAACAACATCAGATTGTCTTATTTCCTTGGCATTTAGGCGCGGAGGTCGTACGTGGATTGCATCTCTATCAAATGAAATGTGTCCAAGACCTATTAGAGTGTACAAAATGGATAGggcaaaatttttattcaaattaagttATGAATTAATGTTATGTTTGAGTCCCATAAATactttgaaactaaaaaaagttaaggaaaatatatatttttatatttgattgtattataaaaaattgaaaaaaaataaatataattaaaattaattaaaaatttatttatttttaaattagttaatttttatatgaaagagacaaaaaaaaaaagtgaaataaaaataatttgctcgttttaaatcttttttttcttttattttattttctttacattttttttttttgcaaatttttttgaaattaaaccaaacatagcattaagTATTTTTCTCCACAAAACATTATTCCACTTTAAAAGAACAACGAGTGATCTCTCGCTCTAGCACAAAGTTTTAATATCGGAGTCTTGCTAATATCATGACAAAACTTACTTGGATACAATCACTCTTGCATGAACTTGGTGTTCCTCTCCCATGGCTCCTATTAGGTGTGACTGCCATGCTTGCTAGCAATGTACCCACACGGGAGCagttggttgattttttttacaaagGGTCTATCCTCATTGAGATTTTACCTTTTACAATCCAAgttcataataaaataagtctcatttttccttttttcttgggTGGGTTGGGGTGGGGTAGGGTTAATTGTGGTTGTTGGGCAGAAATCGTCAACCTACACCTCCTTAGGTAGGTGGATGGTTTGTCATACCAAACCAAGGTTCAATTCTCCCTGATTTTTTCTCCCACAATCTGCTGTGTGGCTAGCTGTTCCCAAACTTAGTACAAATTAACTCCCAAATCCAACTATGAATGCAGGCCAAAAGGCCAAGGTTTACTCCCAACTTCAACATGGATCTTTGAGGTTTAATAATCATGCAATGTTTTCAAGGTTAAAGccctacaaaataaatagataaaaaatacCCAGAAAGAACTGGTCCAGCATGGATTGAAGGCAGCTTAACTTTGAACCACATGAAATAGGGAGTCTTCAATTCCATTTTTGAAATTAGAGGTTTCAGCAAGAACAGGTCAAGCTGGGACAAAATTGAGATGGGCCTGAAATGTAATTAGATGGGTTGTTACTGCAGAGCTGatcaaacaagaaaaccaagaaGGGAGTGCAAAAACCAAAAAGACACTCTGAAAACTGAGATTTATGTATGATATTCAAAATACTGAAACTCAAAAGTTTATATCAACATAAAAGTACTCTGCAGAAGACATCAATGACTTTCTATCAAAATAGACATCCTTCACTGCATTTTACACTAAATGCTGAAACCAACTTCCAAGAACTTGTCCTTTTCATTGAGGCATATTTTGcacatgaaataaattttgagcTTCCAGGAAATGAAATGCATTACAGTTTAATACGTCCATGCTACAGGTACGAGCTAATAAAGAATATCCACTTGCAACAAGAACCTCTTGGATGTTAAGTAGTGCTGCTGGATCATAAGTTAAAATATTGAGAATTTCTCAAAGTCAACTCAGATTGGTCATCAcctaattagttaaaaatattgattgttTCCTAGTAGGATGTGTATTTGGACCGAGTCGCTCTAGGAGCCATGGCCCTTTCATACATTATAAGCATGTGTTTTTCCCTTCATAAGAGAATTCTTTATGATCTATCCACTTGATGAATTGAATTTCAAGGAAAAATCAGGGGTCCAATAATATGACTTGGTATAATATCGAGTAGAGAACAAAGTACTATTATATCTACATTATTTCATCTATGTAATGACTTTGTCTAACCCCATATTGTGTTCTGGTGAAATAGACTGGAAACTTATccctttagattttgaaagctCCATGATCTTAGTTTGACTCGATCggttaatattaaaaaattttctgtttgttttgcCATCTCAATCTTTggaaacaattaccaaacatctACTCAGCTTCCTTATCAGCTTCTAAGCTTCGTAAATTAAGCAGTAGGTTTTGAATATGTCTCATTGAATCATTCCATTCCCCAACTTTGAATCAGAGAAATATAAAGAACCCAAATAACCAAAAGAAGTATCAAAACTGGGAAGGGTATAACTTCAGCCTCAACAATGGGGAACAGATTGGGAGGCAGAAAAACAGCCAAGGTGATGAAGATAGACGGCCAGACCTTCAAGTTAAAGACACCAGTGCGAGTGTGGGAGGCAGTCAAGGACTACCCAGGTCATGTTTTGATAGAATCAGAATCCTTCAAGCATTTTGGAATTCGAGCAAAGCCATTAGAGCCACAAAGGGAATTGAAGCCAAAGAAGCTTTATTTTCTCTTGGAAATTCCAAAGCTTTCAGGAGACAAGTCAGTGAGGAGGGTTCAGTCAGGTATCAATATGAATGCAGTTGACCGGCTTGAGAGCCTCATGTTGTCCCGGAGGTCAGTCTCAGACCTTTCCACCATCAAACAGACAACAAGCATCAGACCATTAAATTGTGGTGCAATTCGGGTGCAACTGAGGCTGCCAAAGTCACAGTTGATGAAATTAATCCAGGAGAGCAAGGATAATGAAGAGGCAGCCGAGAAGATAATGGATCTTTGCATGGAAAAGGCCAGCAATAATATTCATGGAGCTGCATCAAGTAACAATGTTGAGGGCCATGGTCTAGGGCAGCAGCAAGGGAATTGGAAGCCTGGACTTGGTATCATTAGAGAAAGTTACAACTTGCCTGGATGAGGATGAGTATTCCTGATTTGTTTGATTGGTTGACCCTATTTTCATGCAGAAAATTAATGTGCATGACATTTGGGATATGTTTATTGATTAGGAATTTGGATTTGTATATGTGACCCACTATTACTAATGAAATAATGGGTGcaataatgaaataaagaatgagTAGATATGTCTGTTCCTTAATTTGTGAATGGCCAGGTGATCCAATATTTTATATAggacaatattttttttgtttaatatgtcGTATGGTACTGGTATATAATGGCCCTACATTCCCAGGTTACTTGTCTTAAATACCAACCCCTTTACAATTGAAGATACATTTACAGTTTTTAAGATTTAATTGAGATTCTATAAACcctaaatcatgaaaaataaattcaatgaaACCGTAACTTTGAAAACCAAGAAGTATTGTTCTGTACCAGAAAATATAACCCTACATATGATGGGATACTGTGGAACAGTGGAAGGGACGCTGCAGCACTTTCTCCTTGAGGTTTTCGACATCTAATGTTTAAAATATCCTTTTAGCGAAAAGGACACACCAATTTCAGTGAGTTCTATGACAGAAATGAAGTTCTAATGTATTTCTAGCATATTTTCATTTAGGTTATCTTTTAGTTCTTGAAAAGTTTGAAGGAgagtaggaaaaataaaactaaaaagaaaaaaaaaatgaaaaaaaaaaataaaaaaattgatttaaaatcaataaattagttattttaaatttatttaatttatttttctttttttatttaaagatgaaataatataaaaacatataaaattttaattaattttaactatatttaattttcttttctattttttatatagtgaaattgaaagtgaaaaactctttatatatatatatatatatatatatatatatatatttttgttttccttagtaatttttgagaaacaaacacgactttatattattttatcattg is part of the Vitis riparia cultivar Riparia Gloire de Montpellier isolate 1030 chromosome 17, EGFV_Vit.rip_1.0, whole genome shotgun sequence genome and harbors:
- the LOC117905072 gene encoding uncharacterized protein At1g66480-like produces the protein MGNRLGGRKTAKVMKIDGQTFKLKTPVRVWEAVKDYPGHVLIESESFKHFGIRAKPLEPQRELKPKKLYFLLEIPKLSGDKSVRRVQSGINMNAVDRLESLMLSRRSVSDLSTIKQTTSIRPLNCGAIRVQLRLPKSQLMKLIQESKDNEEAAEKIMDLCMEKASNNIHGAASSNNVEGHGLGQQQGNWKPGLGIIRESYNLPG